In Chryseobacterium shigense, the following proteins share a genomic window:
- a CDS encoding baseplate J/gp47 family protein — MENCNTILSIHSGMGATQNDRYKTALQTDFFLLDERNEQDFILFVQKLSRYVMYYDGLNIADGNWAGFFEKESTSILILIAGWNIELLQNSFESKKNEVLLNIDLNTQKQILTDYFKSIESEYNKLLRKAQDLDSDISEKQNLTVAAYSITENFNQVFIQISKATDIEALFKSYVFAKASQQLFGLLLSWKSFSKNAIDYQLNKYSKHTPHYALFLSFLKLLNIAKEKLNEFTKKHLDFYYKDILRVENQTAKPDYAHLVVTPYDASPFLIPKNTIFPAGKNTAGQKKYFASTADQTINGIQLHSLYSQYRKDEQYFKTENLLPFNAQNTGFNAFSTTAAESKEGIMIASPLLYLQTGERTIKLRFNTAHFNADDFSFYMTGEKKVIELSGEKNEGNYIVLTIPATEKKIIPFNKEIHPEFLIKTDFPVLKIVPDNRNIIPSIDKIEIIVSVAGFKSFVLTSDLGVIDTEKPFYPFSEFPKTGNGITLESNEFFMKKNAIAFLSLVPDGQSENYFDLNTKKFFLNKGKYTDFAGSDGEAQYYNAQNTNTADNIIGLTNHYPLKEFNFEDISDNGLTSNGKFRIELNNTNFNNEAFLEAYITANKDSTTLPYKPKIKEFIFNYSVSEVIDLNTRTNENNPIELYQALPYGFLPIEKGTFYFSDLNILEGAVYLGFEHVSPKDGLTFLLQLEEGTANPLLESAKISWEYLDKNKWISFEPNAIGDETYSLTQSGLVNVSIPEFNVSSNTMFPANLFWIKISVSNIRAVCKFIGIHTQALKAVLTDYEETGSTFSEITPAKTINSIYDNIVNVKKLEQPYPSFGGRQAEKDTILYQRISERLRHKNRAITSWDYERIILEEFPEIFRVKVLNHYRYDTQISNTSAGFVTLIPVAKTSNAENINWKPMLSLNKMTLIKKYLSKITSPHVRINVKPPKLEKVEVQFKVKFRHSEGMDTRLYISELTRTINRYLSPWSYDDHSEINFASEIEFSSVIQLIDNQYYVDYITDFKITQYVLDENGNTTGSPVQNLSKITPQTDFSLFVPSESYPIQEI, encoded by the coding sequence ATGGAAAACTGCAACACCATATTGTCCATACACAGCGGAATGGGAGCTACCCAGAACGACAGGTATAAAACTGCTCTGCAAACAGATTTTTTTCTGTTGGATGAAAGAAATGAGCAGGATTTCATTCTTTTCGTACAAAAGCTGTCGCGGTATGTAATGTATTATGACGGATTGAATATCGCAGATGGAAACTGGGCCGGTTTTTTTGAAAAAGAATCAACTTCCATACTTATTTTAATTGCCGGCTGGAATATCGAATTATTACAAAATTCTTTTGAAAGCAAGAAAAATGAAGTTTTATTAAATATAGATCTCAATACCCAAAAACAAATTTTAACAGATTACTTTAAAAGTATTGAAAGCGAGTACAATAAACTGCTGAGAAAGGCCCAGGATTTAGATAGCGATATTTCTGAAAAACAAAACCTTACCGTTGCCGCTTATTCTATTACTGAAAATTTCAATCAGGTTTTTATTCAGATCAGCAAAGCAACAGATATTGAAGCCTTATTTAAAAGCTACGTTTTTGCCAAAGCTTCACAACAGCTATTCGGGTTACTTTTGTCATGGAAGAGTTTTTCAAAAAATGCTATTGATTATCAGTTAAATAAATATTCAAAACATACACCACATTACGCACTTTTTCTTTCTTTTTTAAAATTATTAAACATTGCAAAGGAGAAACTTAATGAATTTACCAAAAAGCACCTGGATTTTTACTATAAAGATATACTGCGTGTAGAAAATCAGACTGCAAAGCCGGATTATGCCCATTTAGTGGTTACGCCTTATGACGCATCCCCTTTTTTAATTCCGAAAAACACCATTTTTCCTGCCGGTAAAAATACAGCCGGACAGAAAAAATATTTTGCTTCTACGGCTGATCAGACCATTAACGGAATTCAGTTGCACTCCTTATATAGTCAGTACAGAAAAGATGAGCAGTATTTTAAAACCGAAAATTTGCTTCCTTTCAATGCTCAGAATACAGGTTTTAATGCTTTTTCAACAACTGCAGCCGAATCTAAGGAAGGAATAATGATCGCAAGCCCGTTATTATATCTGCAAACTGGGGAAAGAACCATAAAGCTTAGATTTAATACTGCTCATTTCAATGCAGACGATTTCAGTTTTTATATGACAGGAGAAAAAAAAGTAATAGAACTTTCAGGGGAAAAAAATGAGGGAAATTATATCGTATTGACCATTCCTGCCACCGAAAAAAAGATTATTCCATTTAATAAAGAAATTCACCCCGAATTTTTAATAAAAACTGACTTTCCGGTCCTTAAAATTGTTCCGGACAACAGAAATATTATTCCATCTATAGACAAAATTGAAATTATTGTTTCCGTGGCCGGATTCAAATCATTTGTTTTAACCTCTGATCTCGGAGTAATAGATACGGAAAAGCCATTTTATCCTTTCAGTGAATTTCCCAAAACAGGAAACGGCATCACACTGGAATCCAATGAGTTTTTCATGAAAAAAAATGCTATTGCCTTTCTCAGTCTCGTTCCGGATGGACAGTCTGAAAATTATTTTGATCTGAACACAAAAAAATTCTTTCTGAATAAAGGAAAATATACAGATTTCGCAGGCTCTGATGGAGAAGCTCAATACTACAATGCCCAAAATACAAATACCGCAGATAATATCATTGGATTAACGAATCATTATCCTTTGAAGGAATTCAATTTTGAGGATATTTCAGACAACGGACTTACTTCAAACGGAAAATTCAGAATTGAACTGAACAATACAAACTTTAACAATGAAGCTTTTTTAGAAGCTTATATTACAGCTAATAAAGACTCTACAACATTACCGTACAAGCCAAAAATCAAGGAATTTATTTTCAATTATTCCGTATCAGAAGTTATTGATCTGAATACAAGAACCAATGAAAACAATCCAATAGAGCTTTATCAGGCTTTACCCTATGGATTTTTACCGATTGAAAAGGGGACATTTTATTTTTCAGATTTAAATATCCTGGAAGGAGCCGTTTATCTTGGGTTTGAACATGTTTCACCAAAAGACGGACTTACTTTTTTGCTTCAGCTGGAAGAAGGAACTGCCAATCCCTTATTGGAATCCGCGAAAATTTCATGGGAATACTTAGATAAAAATAAATGGATCTCATTTGAGCCCAATGCAATTGGTGATGAAACCTATTCGCTTACACAGTCAGGTCTTGTCAATGTTTCAATACCGGAATTTAATGTTTCTTCCAATACCATGTTTCCGGCAAATTTATTCTGGATAAAAATATCGGTTTCCAATATCCGGGCGGTTTGTAAATTCATAGGAATTCATACACAGGCACTGAAGGCTGTATTAACAGATTATGAAGAAACAGGAAGCACATTTTCAGAAATCACACCTGCAAAAACAATAAATTCAATATATGACAACATCGTCAATGTAAAAAAACTAGAACAACCTTATCCCTCTTTCGGTGGAAGACAAGCGGAAAAAGATACCATTCTGTATCAACGGATAAGCGAAAGATTACGCCACAAAAACAGGGCAATAACCTCATGGGATTATGAAAGAATTATTCTGGAAGAATTTCCTGAAATTTTCAGGGTAAAAGTATTAAATCATTACAGATACGACACGCAGATTTCCAATACTTCTGCGGGTTTTGTAACATTAATACCGGTTGCTAAAACTTCCAACGCAGAAAACATCAATTGGAAACCGATGCTGAGCCTTAATAAAATGACTTTAATAAAAAAATACCTTTCAAAAATTACGTCTCCGCATGTAAGGATTAATGTAAAGCCTCCGAAATTAGAAAAAGTAGAGGTCCAGTTTAAAGTAAAATTCCGTCACTCAGAAGGGATGGATACAAGATTATATATTTCAGAGCTTACCCGTACCATCAACCGCTATCTCAGTCCGTGGTCCTATGACGATCATTCCGAAATAAATTTTGCCAGCGAGATTGAGTTTTCATCTGTAATTCAATTGATTGACAATCAGTATTATGTGGATTACATTACCGACTTTAAAATCACCCAGTATGTTTTGGATGAAAACGGCAATACCACAGGAAGCCCTGTTCAGAATTTAAGTAAAATAACCCCTCAAACCGATTTCAGTCTGTTTGTTCCCAGTGAATCTTATCCCATACAGGAAATCTAA
- a CDS encoding contractile injection system tape measure protein, whose translation MHLLTRNTFDIQCASSDFGKEVQNQLGALLEKEFYPKLDHLFQKYDQKNKVWNIDFLNVNIEKIEKKNWKEEIVRQSLLQIEEYLKLYKPVSIENHYQLTDDFALNRESAENSLISVEQQAIILIFRFLKTGTLEENTISKDLKTILEQINFTEDFINNLILLFRQNNQSIIRWIFSVPKNVREKINEFVFDDFKISETFLEDLIRTKKAVDKNILSIAQKIKTVHQQSLWLEFLQWMNWMVSETNEQELYIRQFLVQSEEYWNISETEIKILLSYFIESKNNFKPGTVRFHQSVIEKIESKDQFVNQKKLEKEPVHHNVSKNNFIENAGLVILHPFLKTLFEKSNLYEHDSWTTEISVQKAVLLTQYLVTGKDEIQENELLLNKILCGYDTGKVINTQLEITDEEKELCKDLLEAVLEHWSVMGKSSVAALQETFLQRNARLEEIRENSFELWVEEKGFDILLDQLPWGIGMIKTPWMGEFLLCNW comes from the coding sequence ATGCATCTTCTCACCAGAAATACCTTCGATATACAGTGTGCTTCTTCCGATTTCGGGAAAGAAGTGCAAAATCAATTGGGCGCATTACTGGAGAAAGAATTTTATCCAAAACTTGATCATTTATTCCAAAAATATGATCAGAAAAATAAGGTTTGGAATATTGATTTTTTGAATGTAAATATTGAAAAAATTGAAAAAAAGAACTGGAAAGAAGAAATTGTTCGTCAGTCTTTATTGCAAATAGAGGAATATTTGAAATTATACAAACCTGTATCTATTGAAAATCATTACCAATTAACCGATGATTTTGCTTTGAATAGAGAATCTGCCGAAAACTCTTTGATTTCTGTAGAACAACAGGCAATTATTTTAATATTTCGTTTTCTGAAAACAGGAACTTTAGAAGAAAACACCATTTCCAAAGATCTGAAAACTATTTTGGAGCAAATTAATTTCACGGAAGATTTTATAAACAATCTGATTCTATTGTTTCGGCAAAATAATCAAAGTATCATACGATGGATATTCTCAGTACCTAAAAATGTAAGGGAAAAAATAAATGAATTTGTTTTTGATGATTTTAAAATCTCCGAAACCTTTTTAGAAGACCTGATCCGTACTAAAAAAGCGGTTGACAAAAATATTCTGAGTATTGCTCAAAAAATAAAAACGGTTCATCAACAATCACTTTGGCTGGAATTCCTGCAATGGATGAATTGGATGGTGTCAGAAACAAATGAGCAGGAATTATATATCCGTCAGTTTTTAGTGCAATCCGAAGAATATTGGAATATTTCAGAAACAGAAATAAAAATTTTACTCAGTTATTTTATAGAAAGCAAAAATAATTTCAAACCCGGAACGGTTCGTTTCCATCAGTCTGTTATTGAAAAAATAGAAAGTAAAGATCAGTTTGTTAATCAGAAAAAACTGGAAAAGGAGCCTGTTCATCATAATGTGAGTAAAAATAACTTTATAGAAAATGCCGGACTTGTTATTTTACATCCTTTTTTGAAAACCCTTTTCGAGAAATCAAATTTGTATGAGCATGATAGCTGGACAACAGAAATAAGCGTACAGAAAGCTGTACTGTTAACACAATATTTAGTAACAGGAAAAGACGAAATTCAGGAAAATGAACTTTTGCTCAATAAAATTCTCTGTGGTTATGATACAGGAAAGGTGATCAATACTCAGTTAGAAATTACGGATGAAGAGAAAGAACTGTGTAAAGACCTTTTAGAAGCGGTTTTGGAACATTGGAGTGTGATGGGTAAATCATCGGTAGCCGCTTTGCAGGAAACTTTCCTACAAAGAAATGCACGTTTGGAAGAAATCCGGGAAAATAGTTTTGAGCTCTGGGTAGAAGAAAAAGGCTTTGATATTTTATTAGATCAGCTTCCGTGGGGAATCGGGATGATAAAAACACCCTGGATGGGTGAGTTTCTACTATGTAACTGGTAA
- a CDS encoding phage tail protein, whose product MPNTDFPLPKFHFSVAWGGSKIAFTEVSGLNKEMDIIEHRVGSSPEFFKKKMPGLAKNGNITLKRGVFEGDNEFYDWYNTVALNTVERRNITISLLDENHEPKVVWKVKDCFIVSLKCTDMKADANEAAIDTVEIANHGFTLEYL is encoded by the coding sequence ATGCCAAATACAGATTTTCCACTACCGAAGTTCCATTTTAGCGTTGCCTGGGGAGGTAGTAAAATAGCATTTACTGAAGTTTCCGGTCTTAATAAAGAAATGGATATCATAGAGCACCGTGTAGGATCAAGCCCCGAGTTTTTTAAAAAGAAAATGCCGGGATTGGCAAAAAACGGGAATATTACCTTAAAAAGAGGCGTGTTTGAGGGAGATAACGAGTTTTACGACTGGTACAATACGGTAGCCCTCAACACCGTAGAAAGAAGAAACATTACGATCTCGCTATTGGACGAAAACCATGAACCGAAAGTAGTCTGGAAAGTGAAAGACTGTTTCATCGTATCCCTGAAATGTACAGATATGAAAGCCGATGCCAACGAAGCAGCCATAGATACGGTGGAAATCGCCAATCATGGTTTTACATTGGAATACCTATAA
- a CDS encoding PAAR domain-containing protein: MGTAAARSTDMHVCPASDGPKPHVGGPILSGSNTTVMIGGLPAAVVGDSCTCAGPPDTLIKGSSSVLIAGKPAVRMGDSTAHGGQVILGCFTVLIGD, from the coding sequence ATGGGAACAGCAGCAGCAAGAAGTACAGATATGCATGTCTGTCCGGCTTCGGACGGACCCAAACCCCACGTGGGAGGCCCAATTTTATCGGGAAGCAATACTACAGTAATGATTGGCGGTTTACCTGCCGCAGTTGTGGGTGATTCATGCACGTGTGCAGGCCCGCCGGATACACTTATAAAAGGATCATCATCCGTATTAATTGCCGGAAAACCTGCCGTAAGAATGGGCGATTCCACAGCACACGGAGGACAGGTAATTCTCGGATGTTTTACAGTACTTATAGGAGATTAA
- a CDS encoding phage tail protein gives MPNNDPIVGFHFSVVFELMPQFSIDTKFQNVSGLKATVETESYTEGGQNRFKHNLPLRSGYQDLVLKRGLTSDMSGLSMWCSQAIENFIFHPANLVVSLLNENGIPVKVWYVSHAIPLSYEFSEFNAEENKIVVETITLKYNFFKEIPVPGF, from the coding sequence ATGCCTAATAATGATCCCATAGTAGGTTTCCATTTTTCGGTAGTATTTGAACTGATGCCACAGTTTTCTATTGATACAAAGTTCCAGAATGTAAGCGGATTAAAGGCAACTGTTGAAACGGAATCCTATACAGAAGGCGGACAAAACAGGTTCAAACACAATCTGCCGTTGCGTTCCGGTTATCAGGATCTTGTTTTAAAAAGGGGGCTTACCTCCGATATGTCCGGACTGTCCATGTGGTGTAGCCAGGCCATAGAAAACTTTATTTTCCATCCGGCCAATCTGGTAGTGTCATTATTAAATGAAAATGGAATTCCCGTAAAAGTCTGGTATGTATCTCATGCCATTCCGCTGAGCTATGAATTCAGTGAATTTAATGCAGAAGAAAATAAAATAGTTGTAGAAACCATTACCCTGAAGTATAATTTTTTCAAAGAAATTCCTGTTCCGGGGTTTTAA
- a CDS encoding DUF5908 family protein gives MAIEIKELRIKVNITEGNDDQFHIAKKMDPVKLQEMKSEIVKECTQKVLEKIKEKEER, from the coding sequence ATGGCAATCGAGATCAAAGAACTGAGGATAAAAGTGAACATCACCGAAGGAAATGATGATCAGTTTCATATTGCTAAAAAGATGGACCCTGTAAAATTACAGGAAATGAAATCTGAAATAGTAAAAGAGTGTACCCAAAAAGTTTTAGAAAAAATTAAAGAAAAAGAAGAACGATGA
- a CDS encoding GPW/gp25 family protein, with protein MTEDSFLGVGWGFPPTFDKYTGTVETVSDEKDIQQSLQILLSTQLKERVMRSDFGCDLTAMVYESITVTLLTKIKGIIENAILLYEPRIDLTEVDFSSTDDLSGIINIEIMYQIRATNSRKNYVFPYYLEEGTYL; from the coding sequence ATGACAGAAGATTCATTTTTAGGTGTGGGATGGGGATTTCCGCCAACATTTGATAAATATACAGGAACAGTTGAAACCGTTTCTGATGAAAAAGATATTCAGCAAAGCTTACAGATTCTACTCTCGACCCAGCTCAAAGAAAGAGTCATGAGATCCGATTTCGGATGCGATCTTACAGCGATGGTATATGAAAGCATCACCGTGACGTTACTCACCAAAATAAAAGGAATTATAGAAAATGCAATTCTGTTATACGAGCCAAGAATAGATTTGACAGAAGTAGATTTCAGCTCAACAGACGATCTTTCAGGCATTATAAATATTGAAATTATGTACCAGATACGGGCCACCAATTCCAGAAAAAATTATGTATTCCCATACTATCTGGAAGAAGGAACCTATCTGTAA
- a CDS encoding phage baseplate assembly protein V: protein MLSLKPFFPSETLLKLEFLIDGKNVGLDSLLKDASINFELNKIPFAKFTFISGQLTTDSKEKLPTDSLVRTSDDKPIEIEVKVSCEKKSVTFFKGIVKSLNKQNDNDQVVTKIECKDVGFKLALPAKVDENNKDKFSDKLKKYTSDAKLKLGSHFDGEYLNEAITHNSATVAWDYLVGFLDSVGIMTALRNGEFNGIDLKKKPEKESYVAENGLNVFSFSGKKDPERIKSSVTIETWDIESQAIKKFNSDQKGPKNEQTVKLNQSTYKPATLTRIADVIKEKSNIASVHGKVTTYGNLEAKAGDYIGFSKVNKDVDDQSFLITAEVHTIENGCWKTEYTYGFENEKSFTENTAGGINNSQAQVGQSNSINGLQIGIVTQIEEDPDKQFRVKVRIPVLSEKGEGVWARLATLNASKDMGSYFIPNVNDEVIIGCLGNNPDTPIVLGSLYSNVNKMPFPIEKENYIKGFVTKEGTKIIMDDEKKIVEISTKKGNKITISDDAKGITLEDENKNKIVMDNKGITIESSKDFNVKAKGNVQIEGMQNTIKSSAVMELKGSLIKLN, encoded by the coding sequence ATGTTATCTTTAAAACCATTTTTCCCATCAGAAACCCTGTTAAAATTAGAATTTTTAATAGATGGGAAAAATGTGGGACTGGATAGTTTGCTGAAAGATGCATCCATTAATTTTGAGCTGAATAAAATCCCCTTTGCAAAATTTACCTTTATTTCCGGCCAGCTGACAACGGACAGTAAAGAAAAATTACCTACCGATTCTTTGGTAAGAACATCCGATGATAAACCTATAGAAATAGAAGTGAAAGTCTCCTGTGAAAAAAAATCAGTTACTTTTTTTAAGGGAATCGTTAAATCACTCAATAAACAAAATGATAATGACCAGGTAGTTACGAAAATAGAATGCAAAGATGTTGGATTCAAGCTGGCATTGCCCGCCAAAGTGGATGAAAATAATAAAGACAAATTTTCTGATAAACTAAAAAAATATACTTCGGATGCAAAGCTTAAGCTGGGTTCTCATTTCGATGGAGAATATCTAAATGAAGCCATTACCCACAATTCAGCAACTGTTGCATGGGATTATTTAGTAGGGTTTTTAGATTCTGTCGGGATCATGACGGCTTTGCGAAACGGGGAATTCAACGGGATTGATCTCAAAAAAAAGCCGGAAAAAGAATCCTATGTAGCTGAAAACGGGCTTAATGTATTCTCTTTTTCAGGTAAAAAAGATCCTGAAAGAATAAAATCATCCGTTACTATCGAAACATGGGACATTGAATCCCAGGCGATAAAAAAATTCAATTCCGACCAAAAAGGGCCGAAAAATGAACAAACCGTAAAGCTCAATCAATCCACCTATAAACCGGCAACGCTCACACGGATTGCTGATGTGATCAAGGAAAAAAGCAATATTGCATCTGTTCATGGAAAAGTGACCACTTATGGCAATCTTGAAGCAAAAGCAGGAGATTATATAGGTTTCAGCAAAGTAAACAAGGATGTTGATGATCAATCATTTCTGATTACTGCCGAAGTTCATACTATTGAAAACGGCTGCTGGAAAACCGAGTATACGTATGGTTTTGAAAATGAAAAATCTTTTACAGAAAATACAGCCGGCGGAATCAACAACAGCCAGGCCCAGGTTGGGCAATCCAACTCGATTAACGGTCTGCAAATCGGGATTGTAACTCAGATTGAAGAGGACCCGGATAAGCAGTTCCGGGTGAAAGTGAGGATTCCTGTTTTATCTGAAAAAGGAGAGGGAGTCTGGGCAAGACTGGCCACACTTAATGCTTCAAAAGACATGGGAAGTTATTTTATCCCGAATGTAAATGATGAGGTCATTATCGGCTGTTTAGGGAATAATCCCGATACACCCATTGTTTTGGGAAGCCTTTACAGCAACGTAAATAAAATGCCTTTTCCCATTGAGAAAGAAAACTATATCAAAGGATTTGTAACCAAAGAAGGTACTAAAATCATTATGGACGATGAAAAAAAGATTGTCGAGATCAGTACCAAAAAAGGAAATAAAATTACCATCAGTGATGATGCAAAAGGCATTACGCTGGAAGATGAAAACAAAAATAAAATAGTGATGGACAATAAAGGAATCACTATAGAAAGTAGCAAGGATTTTAATGTTAAAGCAAAAGGAAATGTCCAGATTGAAGGGATGCAAAACACCATAAAATCCAGTGCAGTAATGGAATTAAAAGGATCATTAATTAAACTCAATTAA